One Bacillota bacterium DNA segment encodes these proteins:
- the ilvB gene encoding biosynthetic-type acetolactate synthase large subunit, with the protein MRTSGAAALIESLLEQKVDVVFGYPGGAVLALYDVLLDSPIRHILTRHEQGAAHAADGYARATGKPGVVMATSGPGATNLVTGLTNAYMDSIPIVAITGQVATTMIGKDSFQEADITGITIPITKHNYLVKDARDIPRIVKEAFHIATTGRPGPVLIDLPKDVSAAQIRPSHPKEISLPGYKPTYDGHAMQIQRVAKAIEEASRPLLYVGGGVITSGAHEELRALAELADIPVTMTLMGLGAFPATHELSLGMLGMHGTKAANYSVCECDLLIAVGARFDDRVTGKVEAFAPKARVVHIDIDPAEIGKNFHVDIPVVGDAKRVLKALLPLVKRKSHPEWKALISEWKTRYPLTYKKDGKLRPQMIIEAINELVDGKAIITTEVGQNQMWAAQIIKPIHPRTFISSGGLGTMGFGFPAAIGAQVGCPDKLVIDIAGDGSFQMNIQELATAVGYNLPVKVVLLNNGCLGMVRQWQELFFKRRYSHTIIAKSNPDFVKLAEAYGAHGRMVTEPDEIHDALKWAFDLDGPVVLDFRIEPEENVFPMVPPDGTLNNMLEEGVR; encoded by the coding sequence ATGAGGACAAGTGGCGCAGCAGCGTTGATAGAAAGCCTCTTGGAACAGAAAGTAGATGTTGTCTTTGGATATCCTGGTGGGGCGGTTCTGGCCCTATATGATGTTCTCCTTGATAGCCCAATACGCCATATACTTACAAGACATGAACAGGGTGCCGCCCATGCAGCTGACGGGTATGCAAGAGCAACGGGCAAGCCTGGTGTCGTAATGGCCACATCTGGTCCAGGAGCGACAAATCTGGTAACAGGCCTGACCAATGCCTATATGGATTCCATACCAATTGTGGCCATCACCGGGCAGGTCGCAACCACGATGATAGGGAAAGACTCCTTTCAGGAGGCAGATATTACTGGGATAACGATCCCTATAACCAAACACAACTATTTGGTCAAGGATGCCAGAGATATTCCGAGGATAGTAAAGGAGGCTTTCCATATAGCAACTACAGGGAGGCCTGGACCTGTGCTGATAGACCTCCCCAAGGATGTTTCTGCGGCTCAAATAAGGCCGTCACATCCGAAAGAGATCAGTCTCCCTGGCTATAAGCCCACATATGATGGTCATGCCATGCAGATCCAGCGTGTGGCCAAGGCGATCGAGGAGGCGTCAAGGCCTCTTCTCTACGTGGGTGGAGGCGTCATAACATCCGGAGCGCATGAAGAGCTTCGCGCTCTTGCTGAATTGGCAGACATCCCTGTTACAATGACATTAATGGGTCTAGGGGCTTTTCCTGCCACCCATGAGCTTTCCCTTGGGATGCTGGGAATGCATGGGACAAAAGCCGCAAACTATTCGGTGTGCGAATGCGACCTGCTCATCGCCGTAGGGGCTCGATTCGATGATCGCGTCACTGGCAAGGTGGAGGCATTCGCTCCAAAGGCCCGGGTAGTTCATATAGACATTGATCCAGCCGAGATAGGCAAAAACTTCCACGTGGATATTCCAGTCGTGGGAGATGCAAAAAGGGTACTCAAGGCGCTTCTTCCGCTTGTCAAGAGGAAATCCCATCCTGAATGGAAAGCTCTAATAAGTGAATGGAAAACCCGTTATCCTTTAACTTATAAGAAAGACGGGAAACTTCGGCCTCAGATGATCATAGAAGCCATAAATGAACTGGTAGACGGTAAAGCCATAATTACCACCGAGGTTGGCCAGAATCAAATGTGGGCCGCCCAGATCATCAAGCCAATCCATCCGCGAACATTCATCTCATCGGGTGGGCTAGGTACCATGGGCTTCGGTTTCCCGGCGGCCATAGGTGCCCAGGTGGGATGTCCCGACAAGCTGGTCATAGACATTGCAGGCGATGGCAGTTTCCAGATGAACATTCAGGAACTTGCCACAGCCGTAGGATACAACCTTCCAGTCAAGGTCGTTCTCTTGAATAATGGCTGCCTTGGAATGGTGCGACAGTGGCAGGAGCTCTTTTTCAAACGACGATATTCTCACACCATCATCGCGAAGAGCAACCCAGACTTTGTGAAGCTTGCCGAGGCATATGGCGCACATGGACGCATGGTCACCGAGCCTGATGA